In Oncorhynchus keta strain PuntledgeMale-10-30-2019 chromosome 36, Oket_V2, whole genome shotgun sequence, the DNA window GTGACAGTAGTGAAATATTTGAACACAACTTATTACTTATATTGAGTAAACATAACGCGAGTCAACTATGTACAGTAAATTAAAAACTGCTCAATGCTAACTGTCAAATTTTACAGCCAACAGAAATTAAATACCGTCCCCCTCAAATAGAGCTGGCCAATCACCTTCAAAGAAGGTATGTTAATGTGGATTCTATATTTAAAGCTATGCATTGCTTTTATCTTAGAGCGAAATGCAGGACAATTTCATTTATGGTCTTGTCTGTCCCATCCATGAATTGCATTCTTCAACACAGGCTGGAGATGAAACtgaaaagttgtgtgatggactGGAGAAGCCCCCACCCGACACGCTGGAGCCCCCGCTGTGCAGCCATGCTCTCGGAGGTCATGCAGAAGCTTGAGAGGAACCCAGCCTCTGACACAATAGCGCTAGAGATAGACAGGCTGCTGGACGCCATGAAGGATTACAAGGTGAAATAGGCCTACCCGTAACCCTCTTTAATATGAAAAGGGGAATCAGTGGATAGTATTTATGGACCAAATGGATTGAAACAGGAATGGACTACCTGGACTGGTCCAATAAAAAGCTTATTTAATATTCTGTTGTGTGTCCTGATGAACAACCCTGCTCTCGTACAATAGGGGAGGGTTTGATGTTTGAGATTGTCCTTAAATTTGATAGAAAACACACAGGCCTTCAGAATAAAAATAGGTGTATACTGTTGTAAGACTTGCTACATGACTAATAACAGTGACCATTATTGGGTATGAtatcaccccccaaaaaaatgatAGAAAAAGGAagataaattaaaaaaaaaaaaaaaaaaaatgtttaactcCCCTATAATTTATTTCAGCAGCGGTGGCAAAGGTAGCGGGAGAAGGTCACTTTAGGGTATTCTACTCATATGAATCAAAATTGTATTGACACCATCTGAAATATAATTTTCCCTTTAAAAGCATAACCTGTAGCCCAACTGATAAAGAATAGCACCTTTCAATAAATATGAAAATGCATGGGGTTGCCCATCATTTACATAATTGAAATAACCCCAAAAGACGATGCATAAAATGCTACTTACTACAAATAAATGTTGTAATTTGTCCCGCTGTTCTTTCAAGCACATCTCGGCAGAAAGATACAAATAAactataggggaaacactgattaACTGTGTGTTTTTAGGTGACTGGTTTCCCCATTCATATGGCCTACCAAGACATGAGCACAGTGATCGAGGCGGTCTACAACACAAGAATCCACAGCACTGAGATCCCTGGGACAGAGTTTGCTCTCTCCACCTACATCCACCCATACCCCAACCACATCCTGTCGGTGTGGATATTCCTGGCAACGCTGGTCAAACACCAGCATGGCGTGTTCTATGTTCCTTCAGTACACAAGCACTGAGACATCctggttgtgttcattaggcaccaaatggaaggaAACTGACAAAACGGGGGAGGGACTACCTAAAACCCTTTTTATGTTATACTTTTTTTTGCATGCCCGTATGAAAAAAATCTCTGCCTTTCAGGGTCAGCTTTTCCTAGTCGTTTTTTTACTGTGGGGAAAGGAATGCAGAGCGATTCAGGCCAAGTGATTGAATCCACAAACCTGTACATAACAAATTAATGGAAATACTGCACAATAAAATTGTCCATAAATATGGCAGCAACATGAACCTATATTTGTTAAACCCTTGATTAGCACATATCCGGTATGTTTTCAAGTCCACAATATGGTTTGTGAAATGTTTTAGGCAATATTTGTCGATGCATGCATAAAGCCTTATAGGCCAATTGATATACATACTACTGGCATTAGCAGAATGCCAATAATATGATGCATAATTACAAAATAAACCAGAAGTACAACTGACAGGCATTTTATTTAAAAGTACCATATTAGAAGTACACAGCACTCGCTGCCATTCCGCATGCACAGGAAAGGTGTTGACATGACACATTCCCTCCAAATTAGTGCTcgaaacacaaaacaacaatgaAAACTATACTTCCTGAACATTGCAGAGAGCACCGTTCAAGAGCAAAGGTCAACGTTAACATTTGAGGTAGCTTCTGGCAGAGTGATGCGGGTTCCTCTATCAAACTACCATATCTCACTACAAAAAGAATCCCTTGAGTTCAATACTGATATAAGATTCCCATTATTACTCATGGCGCCAGGGAACGAAAAGAGAACATACATTCAATGCTTCTGAGGTATCTTAGCTTAAATAAATGCAGCACAGTCTCTTGTCTATAGTGCAATTAAATTATAGCTAATGCAGAGTGTTGGGAAAACAACCCTTTGCACATGACAACCATGCTTGGTGATAACTCAATCATATTGGTTTTGAAAAGAAGAACACACCTTCAGCAGGTTAGCACCGGAATGATACATGACAAATAACTATTGCACATTTGTGGAATATTATATTGCACATCTTACCATAGAAGAAAGTGCTTAAATCGCATCATAACTtctcgatttaaaaaaaaaaaaaaaacatacctgGTCCTGCTAATTAGTCTAATCCAAAGAGACGACAAACCCATCCAGTCGCTCGCACTTTTACTTCCCATACTGTCATAGTTCTACCTTGGAGATCTAGCCATCACCTATCAAAACAGGGAGCAGCACAGGTATAGTGCATATTGACCTGGTAGGCTCTGCTTGGAATGTTGGCCTTGCCATCCAGACCAGCAGAGATGGTCTGGGGGTGGCTGTGTGGCGGGGCACCAGGGCCCTGCAGGGTGGCAGAGTGGGATACGTAGGAGGCCGGGCCGTGGCCTGGGGCTAGGGCTAGGGAAGGCTGGAGGGCCTGCTGAGGGTACTGGATGCTGGTCTGGTGCAGGTACTGAGGCATGGTGGTGGTTGTCTGGCAAGGGGTATGGTACCCAGTCTGGCCCGGCTGCTGACCGGGTGGTTGGCACGTCTGCTTGTTGGCCTCCTTCACGTCGCTGTCATGAGCACTGACAAAGAAAGACCAAAAGTGACATTCAAACAACCAACCTGTCAAGCCTGTAGCACAATTCTACAACCATGTTACTAAGATTATGGCAAGAGTTGACTTATTTTCTCAGGTTGCATCAAGGTCATTAGccaccaaacggaagaaaacatACTGAAGAGTGAGCGAGAGGGACTCCCTGGACTTGCCGCCCCCCCAGTTGCGAGACGTTTTTGATAAGGTGTGCCTTAATAAACACGGCCCTGGTGTTAGGCAGTATTTGTCAGCAGGCAAGAGAGGCCATCTGAGGACAGACACTCACATGAGCATTTTTTCTACACAGGGGACAAGGTGATCCCAGCTGTATACGGTGAGGCGCTGAAGCTGAGATGGCCAGGAAGGGGATAGGCGCAGGATGATGCGAGAGGCTGCCACACAGGCAGCTGCCACCAGTGATGGGGCGAACCTCAGAAACACATGATCTGGAATAAGAGCAAGTCATTAATCACCATGTATTGCACCAGAATATTGAGCAACAAGGCTAGCTGTGTCTTTAAGTGCAAAAGGTGACATTACACTCTTGTTCTTcctaaaaaataaacatattttcaGAAGGCAAACACTGGTTTGAAAAACCTTGAAATACCGGTTATgatttacaaaaataaaaaagatgtggatccccattagctgttgaagAAAACAGAACATAAAACATTACATGAATGGACAAGAACAGCAACACTAGTACACATCGACCAAAGAACACCACAACTACTTCAAAAAAATATGAGAAaagaaaaataaacaaattaGCAAAACTAATCTCAAATGTTCAAGTGGTTTGGTATGTACACACTTCTGTTGTAGCTATAGAAAACAGTTAAATAATAATGTGGGTGTGTAGAGCAGTGCTCCAAttatgttcctggagagctaccctcctgtaggttcacgCCGACACCAGTTGTAACTAATCTGATTCAGTTGATCAAGCAGCTAattatttgaatcaggtgtgctagattagggaTGGAGCAAAAacctcaaatcaaatttgattggtcacatacacatgtttagcagacgttattgcgagtgtagcgaaatgcttgtgaaaAACAAGGACTACAAGCAAGGCGGCCCCCTCTGTCAGCGCCATCGTGGGTACCTACAGGACAGCATCTCTCCAAGAACAGAGCCCCCGGTCTCTAAACGAAAACAGACAACTTTACCAGTGTTAACTAGACCGAACCTGCGAAAAACAGGAAACGGGATAAAACCTTTACATGCCACAGTATCTTATCCAGATTTCTCATAACCGGGACACAATCTTTTAACATGAATAATAACGGGATATTGGTGTGCATGTAAAAAGTCACTCTCCACTCTGAActaggagagactgacatgcatgcTGTTGACATTGGCCCTCTGTCTACATTTGAGGCTAGACGTGGTGCTGTTCTTAGCCAGCTGCAGCTTTTCTAGGTCCTTTTTTGACGCACCCGGCCATACAACTGGGCAGTAGTCAAGATGCAACAAATACAGAGCTTGCAGGAGCTCTGCATTCACTGATCCTAATAGTCGTCCTATAAGCTTGTTAATTAAATTATTGTATCTGTACATATCAATAATTATTTCTCATGTAAATGGTCTG includes these proteins:
- the ccnj gene encoding cyclin-J isoform X2; amino-acid sequence: MDRYDITVQQLHMVALSCLLLASKFEEREDRVPKLETLNSLGCMSSMNLVLTKQGLLHMELLLLETFQWNLYLPTAAHFIEYYLSIAVNEADLHDGWPMACLEKTMLYMTKYADYFLEVSLQDHVFLRFAPSLVAAACVAASRIILRLSPSWPSQLQRLTVYSWDHLVPCVEKMLIAHDSDVKEANKQTCQPPGQQPGQTGYHTPCQTTTTMPQYLHQTSIQYPQQALQPSLALAPGHGPASYVSHSATLQGPGAPPHSHPQTISAGLDGKANIPSRAYQVNMHYTCAAPCFDR